Within Raineyella sp. W15-4, the genomic segment ACGCTGCCGCTGTCGTGATACCAGGGCAGCCGCTGGCTCCGGGCCAGCCGCCAGTCCGGCACCATGCCCAGATCGGCGGGGTACACGTCCGAGGTGTGCCGCTCCTCGAAGCCGTGCAGCTGGTCGGGACCGATGAAGTGCATCCGGCCCACCAGCGCGGTGTGGTAGCCGAGCGCCCGCAGGTGATGGGCGACCGTCGGCGCGGAGGAGGGGAATTCGGCGGCGTTGTCGTACGCCCCGGTCTGGGACGGGAGCAGGCCGGTCATCATCGATGCCCGGGACGGGGCACACAGCGGCGAGTTGCAGTACGCGCGGTCGAACACCACGCCCTCCTCACCCAGCCGGTCCATGTACGGGGCGCGGACGGTCGGATTCCCGTACGCCCCCAGCGCCGTGTAGGCCAGCTGGTCGGCCTGGATCAGCACGATGTTCGGCTGTCGTCCCACGAACGTCCACTCCTCTTCGGCCTCTTCGGCTCGGTCACCCGGTCGGCTCGCTCCACCTCGGTCACGCGTCTCGTCACCTCGACGCGTCCCAGCGGCCCGGTCACCTGCATTGTCCACTACACAGACAGATGTGATAGGTCTTATGCATCCTATTCACGTACGTTAATAACAGGCAAGAGGAGCCACCCATGCCCCCGACACGACGAGCGCTGCCTGCGGTCAGCCTGTTGCTGGTCCTGGTGACCCTGGTCGCCGGCTGCGGAGGGGGAACGACGGCGACGTCCGGCTCCACCGCGTCCGCCGCGGCGGGCATCACCATCAAGGCCGGGCGGTTCTCCTGGAGCGCGGCGCAGCTGCAGATCGAGATCCTCCGGGCGATCGCGGCGGACCATCCTGAGCTGGGGGTGAAGACCATCGATGACACCCAGCTCGACGTCGCCACCGCGTGGACCGGCCTGCAGCGCGGCGACATCGACATCCTGCCCGAGGTGAACCTGCCCAATCAGCAGACCTACGTCGACAAGACCGCCGCCGACACCGAGCTGTTGAGCGAGACGTACGGCGGGGCCACCCAGGGATGGTTCGTGCCGCGCTACCTCGTGGAGGGTCCGGACGCGCCGGCCGCCGGCCTGACCAGCGTGGACCAGCTCGAGCAGTACGCCGCCAAGGTCGGCGGCACCCTGTACGACGCCGACCCGGGCTGGATCACCACCAGCAGAACACCAAGCGACTCGCCGCGTACGCTCCCTCGCTGAAGCACAGCACCTCCAGCGAGGCGGCGCTGATCGCCCAGCTCGAGCGCAGCTACAGCCGCAAGGAGCCGATCCTGCTGTACTTCTACCACCCGCACTGGCTGTTCCAGAAGTACGACCTGGTCCAGCTCACCGAGCCCACCCCGTACACGGACGGCTGCTTCGACACCACCGGGAAGTGCGCCATCCCGACGCTGAGCGCCCACATCGCGGCCCGCAAGGACCTGCAGCAGCGCGCGCCCCGGTTCGTCTCCCTGCTGCAGCACGTGTCGATCCCGCTGACCGACATCGAGGCCATGCAGCAGCAGGTGGACGTCGAGAAGAAGCCCGCCAAGGACGTGGCGCGGGCCTGGGTGGATGCGCATGCCTCGGCCGTCACCGGCTGGATCGGCTGACCGGGTGGACCGGATGACCGATTCCGACGTCGTGATCCGGGCCCGCGGTCTGGGCAAGGTGTACGGCTCCGGCCGGAGCGCGACGGTCGCCGTCGAGGAGGTGGACCTGACCGTGCACCGGGGTGAGCGCCACGTCCTGATGGGCCTGTCCGGATCGGGCAAGTCCACCATCCTGCGGATGCTCAACCGGCTGATCGAGCCGACCACCGGCACCGTGGCGGTCAACGGGCAGGATCTCGCGACGCTCGGTGCCAAACAGCTCCGCCGGTTGCGCAACCGGCAGATCACCATGGTGTTCCAGCACTTCGCGCTGCTGCCGCACCGGACCGTCCGGGAGAACGCGGCCTTCGGGCTGAGACTGCGTGGCTTCTCCCGGGCCGACCGGGGCGAGCAGGCGGATGCCGCGCTCGCTGCCGTCGGTCTGGAGGGCCGCGGGGACGCTCTGCCCGGTGAGCTCTCCGGCGGCATGCAGCAGCGGGTCGGGCTCGCCCGGGCGCTGGCCACCGGGTCGGAGGTGCTGCTGATGGACGAACCCTTCTCGGCACTGGACCCGCTGATCCGTCGCGAGATGCAGGACCTCGTCGTCCAGTTGGCCGGCGACCTCGGGCGCACCGTGGTGTTCGTCTCGCACGATCTCAACGAGGCGATGCGGATCGGCGACCGGATCACCCTGCTCCACGACGGGCGGGTGGCCCAGTCCGGGACCGCGCTCGACTTCCTGCTGCGCCCGGCCGACGCGTTCGTCGCACGGTTCACCGCGGACGTCGATCGCTCCCACGCCCTCCGGGTCACCGACCTGCTGTCGAGCGACGTGGTATCGACCAACCTGCCGTCGACCGACGTGGTGACCGACCCGGCCGACGCCGTCCCCGAGGAGGCGACCCTGGCCGAGGCGGCGACCCGGTTCCGGCACGGCTTCCGCGATCGCCTGGCCGTGGTCGGCCCGGACGGGCACGCCGTCGGCAGCATCACCCTGGACTCCGTGCTCGCCGCGGTGTCCGGCGCCCAGGAGCGGGCCGCATGACGCCTCGGCTCGATCTCGGCTCCTGGGCCGAAGGCGTCGTCAACTGGATGCTGGCGCACTGGGCGGGGTTCTTC encodes:
- a CDS encoding ATP-binding cassette domain-containing protein encodes the protein MTDSDVVIRARGLGKVYGSGRSATVAVEEVDLTVHRGERHVLMGLSGSGKSTILRMLNRLIEPTTGTVAVNGQDLATLGAKQLRRLRNRQITMVFQHFALLPHRTVRENAAFGLRLRGFSRADRGEQADAALAAVGLEGRGDALPGELSGGMQQRVGLARALATGSEVLLMDEPFSALDPLIRREMQDLVVQLAGDLGRTVVFVSHDLNEAMRIGDRITLLHDGRVAQSGTALDFLLRPADAFVARFTADVDRSHALRVTDLLSSDVVSTNLPSTDVVTDPADAVPEEATLAEAATRFRHGFRDRLAVVGPDGHAVGSITLDSVLAAVSGAQERAA